From Thalassotalea euphylliae, the proteins below share one genomic window:
- a CDS encoding single-stranded DNA-binding protein — protein MSTSRHQLCQVTLLGNLVAKPEIRYQANPVLAVTELTLATTYRWQDKQKQTKEWTSYHQIKVVGSAVETAIAHANKGDLLLVSGYLATNTINQAAIVHATNVEHFAKGFTPNINQVMCSAELVSDVELVTSERGQALAHIDVHIAYQAFSEQKQQLVDHQITRPVQVWGQTATKLGQQAKRGDSLVIEGRLTYANDTQKTQQITATHIHVLKK, from the coding sequence ATGTCGACATCTCGCCATCAGCTTTGCCAAGTCACTTTACTCGGCAACCTTGTTGCCAAACCTGAAATTCGTTATCAGGCCAACCCCGTACTGGCAGTTACCGAGCTAACGCTCGCCACCACTTACCGATGGCAAGACAAACAAAAGCAAACCAAAGAGTGGACCAGTTACCACCAAATCAAGGTCGTCGGTAGTGCCGTTGAAACGGCAATTGCTCATGCTAACAAAGGCGACCTACTGCTGGTTAGCGGCTATTTGGCCACCAACACGATTAACCAAGCGGCGATTGTTCATGCCACCAATGTCGAGCATTTTGCCAAGGGGTTTACCCCTAATATCAATCAGGTGATGTGCAGTGCGGAATTAGTATCCGATGTCGAGCTCGTCACCAGTGAACGCGGACAAGCATTAGCCCATATTGATGTCCACATTGCCTACCAAGCGTTTAGCGAACAAAAACAGCAGTTGGTCGACCATCAAATTACTCGCCCTGTGCAAGTTTGGGGGCAAACCGCCACTAAGCTAGGGCAACAAGCCAAGCGCGGAGATAGCCTAGTAATTGAAGGACGATTAACCTACGCCAATGACACGCAAAAAACACAGCAAATTACCGCCACTCACATTCATGTATTGAAGAAATAA
- a CDS encoding HprK-related kinase A → MKLKDLTLAHITKLASSHGIGLAIGPFNFAITTEFPEVIRNLYKLYSEFKVLDDQDIIDFQINIRKPNSLRRWFKPQALFYLDGKTPFLPLPANQAFPLLEWGMNWCIAQHTLDHLSIHAGVLERDGVVVILPAISGSGKSTLTAILVAHGWRLLSDEMTLVELKTGKITPLARPISLKNQSIDLVTTLGPDFVLSDLVKDTNKGSIAHLKPTDNAVDQISNTANATTIIFPRFEAESAANLNQVSKGRAFMKVIENCFNYGILGEKGFTALEQLVDRCECYEFVYSKVDDAVNTFNHLNNIDKWAKNNE, encoded by the coding sequence GTGAAATTAAAGGATCTAACATTAGCGCATATCACTAAGCTTGCCAGTTCCCATGGCATTGGATTGGCTATTGGGCCGTTTAATTTCGCGATTACTACAGAATTTCCGGAAGTAATCCGCAACTTATACAAGTTGTACAGCGAATTTAAAGTTCTTGATGACCAAGACATCATTGATTTTCAAATAAATATTCGCAAGCCCAACTCGCTAAGACGCTGGTTTAAGCCGCAAGCCTTGTTTTATTTAGATGGTAAAACCCCATTTTTACCGCTACCAGCGAATCAAGCGTTTCCGTTACTCGAGTGGGGAATGAACTGGTGTATTGCCCAACACACACTCGATCATTTGAGTATTCATGCTGGCGTATTAGAACGCGATGGTGTGGTGGTTATCTTACCGGCAATATCAGGTTCAGGTAAAAGTACATTAACAGCAATTCTGGTGGCACATGGCTGGCGCTTGCTTTCTGACGAAATGACACTTGTCGAGTTAAAAACAGGAAAAATTACGCCACTTGCACGCCCGATAAGCCTTAAAAATCAATCTATTGATTTGGTGACAACGCTTGGCCCTGATTTCGTTTTATCCGATCTGGTCAAAGACACCAATAAAGGCAGTATTGCACACCTGAAACCGACAGATAATGCCGTCGACCAGATTTCCAATACCGCGAATGCAACAACTATCATTTTTCCGCGCTTTGAAGCTGAATCGGCAGCAAATCTCAACCAAGTGAGCAAAGGAAGAGCCTTTATGAAAGTTATCGAGAATTGCTTTAACTACGGCATCTTGGGTGAGAAAGGCTTTACCGCATTGGAACAGCTAGTCGATAGATGCGAATGCTATGAATTTGTGTACAGCAAAGTCGATGACGCTGTTAATACCTTTAATCACCTGAATAATATCGATAAATGGGCAAAGAACAATGAATAA
- a CDS encoding GNAT family N-acyltransferase, which yields MFRVDDVVAQNLPAINDKPWLAKPVKAALRGLLHEQDFLDFEQKYPHLTGLDFVEQVLNMFDVSYSVRDSERENIPADGRVVIIANHPIGSLDGLALIKMVADIRRDVKVVVNSLLMNIQPLSPMLLPVNNMGGKTPKENLQAIHQHLAQDSAIIVFPAGEVSRIRPAGVRDTKWHSGFFKFAQAAKAPIVPVYIKAKNSAAFYGVSMMYKPASTLLLVSEMFKQQQKDIPMRIGQQIPFDSYNSMQLDIKTQTKLLKKHLYRLKTNKAAIFQTQSAIAPVEDRKTLKKAIKQCEYLGETQDGKAIYLHRAVENDPIMREIGVLREIAFRMVGEGSNLRRDIDKYDNHYLHLILWDNDELEVVGAYRLADTQAVLNQHGRDGLYTHTLFELTEQMSPYLSQGLELGRSFVQPKYWGKRSLDYLWYGIGAFLQKYPHYRYLFGPVTISNALPQSAKELLVYFYQLYLGTDRDIAPSRSPFTLNQSAMEQLKAQFVGNDYKADFTKLKHLLANMGASVPTLYKQYSELTEAGGVKFIDFGVDKDFNDCIDGLVLLDITQLKPKKKQRYLGANKVGKDVDDTILTTML from the coding sequence ATGTTTCGAGTTGATGATGTGGTTGCGCAAAATTTGCCCGCCATAAATGATAAACCTTGGCTAGCCAAGCCAGTGAAAGCCGCGCTGCGAGGCTTGCTTCACGAACAAGACTTTCTCGATTTTGAGCAGAAATATCCTCACCTGACCGGTTTAGATTTTGTTGAACAAGTGCTTAATATGTTCGATGTGAGCTATTCAGTGCGCGACTCTGAGCGTGAAAATATTCCCGCTGATGGTCGCGTGGTGATCATCGCTAATCACCCGATAGGTTCACTTGATGGTTTAGCGTTAATCAAAATGGTAGCCGATATTCGCCGCGACGTTAAAGTAGTGGTTAATAGCTTGCTGATGAACATCCAACCGCTCAGCCCGATGTTATTGCCCGTTAATAACATGGGCGGTAAAACGCCCAAAGAAAACTTGCAAGCCATTCATCAGCATTTGGCACAAGACAGTGCCATTATTGTCTTTCCAGCGGGCGAAGTTTCTCGTATTCGGCCAGCAGGCGTCAGAGATACCAAGTGGCACTCAGGCTTTTTCAAATTTGCGCAAGCGGCGAAAGCCCCCATCGTACCTGTGTATATCAAAGCGAAAAACTCAGCGGCCTTTTATGGTGTGTCGATGATGTATAAGCCCGCTTCAACCTTGTTGCTGGTCAGTGAAATGTTTAAGCAGCAGCAAAAAGACATCCCCATGCGCATCGGCCAACAAATCCCATTTGATAGCTACAATAGTATGCAGTTGGATATCAAAACCCAAACAAAGCTGTTAAAAAAGCACCTTTATCGCCTGAAAACGAATAAAGCTGCCATCTTTCAAACACAAAGCGCGATAGCGCCTGTCGAAGACAGAAAAACCCTGAAAAAAGCCATCAAGCAATGTGAATATTTGGGCGAAACCCAAGACGGCAAAGCGATTTACTTGCATCGTGCAGTTGAAAATGACCCTATCATGCGAGAAATTGGTGTATTGCGTGAAATTGCTTTTCGCATGGTTGGCGAAGGCAGCAACCTGAGACGTGATATCGACAAATACGACAACCACTACCTGCACCTAATTTTATGGGACAACGATGAGCTAGAGGTGGTCGGCGCCTACCGACTGGCCGACACTCAGGCCGTATTAAATCAACACGGACGCGATGGTTTATACACACATACCCTATTCGAGCTAACCGAACAAATGTCACCTTATCTATCGCAAGGATTAGAGCTTGGCCGCAGCTTTGTGCAACCCAAATACTGGGGCAAGCGAAGTTTGGACTATTTGTGGTATGGCATCGGGGCATTTTTGCAAAAATATCCGCATTATCGCTATTTATTTGGGCCAGTGACCATAAGTAATGCACTGCCGCAATCGGCCAAAGAGCTGCTGGTGTATTTTTACCAACTTTACTTAGGTACAGATCGCGATATCGCCCCATCACGCTCACCATTTACGTTGAATCAATCGGCGATGGAGCAACTAAAGGCGCAATTTGTCGGCAACGACTACAAAGCTGACTTCACTAAGCTAAAACACTTACTGGCCAACATGGGAGCGAGTGTGCCAACGCTCTACAAACAGTACAGTGAATTAACGGAAGCGGGTGGTGTTAAATTCATTGATTTTGGCGTCGATAAAGACTTCAACGACTGTATTGATGGCTTAGTACTACTGGATATTACTCAGTTAAAACCCAAGAAGAAGCAACGTTACTTAGGGGCTAACAAGGTTGGCAAAGATGTTGACGATACAATCCTGACAACCATGCTCTAA
- a CDS encoding SHOCT domain-containing protein — protein sequence MKPIRFCALLFAYALTVKFSYAYQLALEELKLSQPIPDHIIAITPVQKHSTKFLLAARTGELYLLDDNVTPYSLTTIFGGSAINSKLSHLVAITLHPNFSVREQSGYHTLYTAHLQHIDDKRIYRRITDKQVNQPITRDILISEWRLDEAMNLDTGSQREVMRIGLPAQATNHNERPAEAAVKVQLAFNPFHKVWHENFGHLYIGVSQLEGYNHIPLYSGAILRINPDKFGLNPYTVPQSNPFIADTSRADELIYYNLQHLQHFIWRRKTSDTLWIDHIVKSQRQISSLSDYRQLTEQSKPLIQLESTYASTPQLLHYRGDNFSYLTGQAITIAKYQGETYLANLAPSSSGFSRELSPLFPISSSPESAMLLNDGQGEMLIYQPNANKLYHVRNVAIEGETISYEQTDYSDNRINQYVLLVFAITLISWILWQSFSKIRYRKHSATTFYAQQYSHIELAGKDKIIQLFYRHQSTPKRNIASVDVKAIQLRLNGLDIVEFSCDQGMTNKQATIMREACNVEKREKMIPDKLRHIQLVILDKGSTESPITLYLRKGDNRISKASYQVAVADAINWAWRLSAIIAPETTEVRDFNNEPSELDKDRPIKVTMARFTPAPANQATAASEHFDEAELDTTAREVVNPKNHQESELATQIEMAEQISPSTSQTISSENKVVTGQTDAQIISALEKLVNLKKQNFLTDDEFEQAKAKLLKGLI from the coding sequence ATGAAACCAATACGCTTTTGCGCACTACTATTCGCTTACGCACTCACAGTTAAGTTCAGCTACGCCTATCAGTTAGCACTAGAAGAGCTGAAATTATCACAGCCGATACCAGATCACATTATCGCCATTACACCAGTGCAAAAGCATTCGACCAAGTTTTTGCTTGCAGCTCGTACTGGTGAGCTCTACCTCCTCGACGATAACGTTACCCCCTATTCACTCACCACCATTTTTGGCGGCAGTGCAATTAACTCGAAGCTCTCCCATTTAGTTGCCATCACATTGCACCCCAATTTCAGTGTACGCGAGCAGTCAGGTTATCACACCTTATACACAGCTCACCTGCAGCACATCGATGATAAGCGCATATATCGACGGATCACAGACAAACAAGTCAACCAGCCAATTACCCGCGATATCTTGATATCCGAATGGCGATTAGATGAAGCCATGAATCTGGACACGGGTAGCCAGCGGGAAGTAATGCGCATCGGGCTGCCAGCGCAAGCCACCAATCATAATGAGAGACCTGCCGAGGCGGCAGTCAAAGTGCAGCTGGCCTTTAACCCTTTTCACAAAGTCTGGCATGAGAATTTTGGACACCTGTACATTGGCGTAAGTCAACTTGAGGGTTACAACCACATTCCTTTGTATTCTGGCGCGATTTTGCGGATCAATCCTGACAAGTTCGGTTTAAACCCTTATACCGTGCCGCAATCTAACCCATTTATCGCTGATACATCACGGGCAGACGAGCTCATCTACTATAACCTACAGCACCTTCAACACTTTATTTGGCGACGAAAAACCAGTGATACATTGTGGATTGATCATATCGTAAAGTCGCAAAGGCAAATTTCATCACTGTCAGATTATCGCCAGCTTACGGAGCAATCCAAACCACTTATACAACTAGAGAGCACCTACGCCAGCACCCCGCAGCTACTTCACTATCGCGGTGATAACTTTAGTTACCTAACCGGACAGGCGATCACTATAGCCAAGTATCAAGGAGAAACATACCTTGCCAATTTGGCTCCGAGCAGTAGTGGTTTTAGCCGCGAACTCTCTCCCTTGTTTCCCATCTCCTCATCACCGGAAAGTGCAATGTTGCTCAATGATGGTCAAGGAGAGATGCTGATTTATCAGCCCAATGCCAACAAACTCTACCACGTCAGAAACGTTGCCATTGAGGGTGAAACCATATCCTATGAACAAACAGATTACAGTGATAATCGTATTAATCAGTATGTATTACTCGTCTTCGCAATCACCCTGATCAGTTGGATTTTATGGCAGAGTTTTTCGAAGATACGTTACCGCAAACATTCTGCAACGACATTTTATGCACAGCAATACAGCCACATTGAATTGGCAGGCAAAGACAAGATTATTCAACTGTTTTATCGTCATCAATCAACCCCCAAACGCAATATTGCTAGCGTTGATGTGAAAGCCATTCAATTGCGGTTAAACGGGCTAGATATTGTTGAATTTTCTTGTGATCAGGGGATGACCAACAAGCAAGCGACGATTATGCGTGAAGCGTGTAATGTCGAAAAAAGAGAAAAAATGATACCGGACAAATTGCGTCATATTCAGCTTGTCATTCTCGACAAGGGCTCAACAGAATCCCCCATCACGCTTTACCTGCGCAAGGGCGACAATCGAATCTCAAAAGCGAGCTATCAAGTGGCAGTAGCAGATGCGATTAACTGGGCATGGCGCCTCTCAGCGATTATTGCGCCAGAAACCACAGAAGTCAGAGACTTCAACAATGAACCAAGTGAATTGGATAAAGATAGACCAATAAAAGTGACAATGGCTCGATTCACACCAGCCCCTGCGAACCAAGCCACGGCGGCATCAGAGCACTTTGACGAGGCTGAACTCGATACCACGGCGCGTGAAGTCGTAAACCCCAAGAACCACCAAGAAAGTGAGTTAGCTACACAAATTGAGATGGCTGAGCAGATCAGCCCGTCAACTTCCCAAACAATATCATCAGAAAACAAGGTGGTAACAGGACAAACTGACGCTCAAATTATTAGCGCATTAGAAAAGCTGGTGAACCTCAAAAAGCAAAACTTCTTAACCGACGACGAGTTTGAACAAGCAAAAGCCAAGCTGTTGAAGGGGTTAATTTAG
- a CDS encoding HPr-rel-A system PqqD family peptide chaperone, translating to MKRFIKHSGSRVTFLEGDALVYSGFTGKTHLVDANIVDVMALLSTTDPIEEADLFEQYCQNSTPEEKQLLTQYITDIIENLLALELISYA from the coding sequence GTGAAGCGCTTTATAAAACATTCAGGTAGTCGAGTAACCTTTTTAGAGGGTGATGCCCTTGTATATTCAGGTTTTACGGGCAAAACCCACCTAGTTGATGCAAATATTGTTGATGTAATGGCACTATTATCCACAACGGATCCCATCGAAGAAGCTGATCTGTTTGAGCAATATTGCCAAAATTCCACTCCCGAAGAAAAACAACTGTTAACTCAATACATTACCGATATAATAGAAAACCTTCTTGCTTTAGAATTAATTAGCTACGCCTAG
- the prsK gene encoding XrtA/PEP-CTERM system histidine kinase PrsK: MNVAGITGYGLAFFTYLVFLLLLVVIRKKSFIALLITSSVLITCIAAVLGLAQAYASDSIKPVLIVENIKLLSLAVLLASAHARLSSFTELFRQSWLIKYSLLAVSVSLFCWWGAHYFVTGNKYLFFLFLVLNLIIIVLLEQLYRNAETRDKWALWPLVIAIGTMSVVDFVIFAQAAMLEQLDFDFWYARGYVIALGMPFFLVSARRIKNWSVDVFVSREVVFYSSMLLIAGGYLLVLSFAGYALRLFGGEWGDVLSISFAVLGLAVLAALLLTEKLRGEVKVFITKHFFANKYDYRIEWLKSIEQIEASESQDCYQTALKVICSSINAPGGTLLKKMPDGKFKAASAMNMEVMIDHQADQVFAAVAEFCRDTGWIIDVQEYLFVEDSYPELSIDLSALREANVDLIVPIVHENEVFGLFLLARGKEQNFLNWEDRDLLFAVTKQLSNYLSLNEANSELAQSKQFEAFHRMSAFLVHDLKNVQGQLALINSNVAKHRDNPAFIDDVFDTVLSATERLDKVLLQLRNKQQTEHKNQKVMLPLLIETVVAQRNVNKPSVEIEIDGELNIEVNEELNPVLNHLVQNAQEATHQDGWVKVTVSQASNTIKIDVSDNGCGMSESFIKHRLFKPFDTTKGNAGMGIGVFEAKQFIEAQGGTISVVSEENKGSTLTLNIPCS; the protein is encoded by the coding sequence ATGAATGTAGCTGGTATAACTGGGTATGGCTTGGCTTTTTTCACCTACCTAGTCTTTTTATTGTTATTGGTGGTCATTCGCAAGAAGTCTTTTATCGCTCTACTCATTACCAGTAGTGTTTTGATAACCTGTATTGCTGCGGTGCTCGGCTTGGCACAAGCCTATGCGAGTGACTCTATTAAACCCGTGCTGATAGTCGAGAACATTAAACTACTGAGCTTAGCCGTACTTTTGGCGAGCGCACATGCGAGATTATCTTCTTTTACCGAATTATTTCGCCAGTCTTGGCTGATAAAATATTCGTTGCTGGCGGTGTCCGTTTCACTATTTTGCTGGTGGGGGGCTCACTATTTTGTAACAGGTAACAAATATCTGTTCTTTCTATTTTTAGTACTTAATTTAATTATAATTGTGCTCTTGGAGCAGCTTTATCGCAATGCTGAAACGAGAGATAAATGGGCGCTGTGGCCGCTCGTTATTGCTATCGGCACCATGAGTGTTGTGGATTTTGTTATCTTTGCTCAAGCGGCCATGCTAGAACAGCTCGACTTCGATTTTTGGTATGCGAGAGGTTATGTCATAGCGCTGGGTATGCCGTTCTTTTTAGTGAGTGCCAGACGCATCAAAAACTGGTCTGTCGATGTTTTTGTCTCGCGTGAAGTGGTGTTTTACAGCTCGATGTTGTTAATTGCCGGCGGGTACTTATTGGTATTGTCGTTTGCGGGCTATGCATTGCGTTTGTTTGGTGGTGAGTGGGGCGACGTGCTCAGTATTTCGTTTGCCGTGCTGGGGTTGGCTGTGCTCGCCGCACTGTTATTAACTGAAAAATTGCGAGGCGAAGTTAAGGTATTTATTACCAAGCATTTTTTTGCTAATAAATATGATTATCGCATTGAGTGGCTAAAGTCTATTGAGCAGATTGAAGCGAGTGAGAGCCAAGATTGTTACCAAACGGCGCTAAAAGTAATCTGCTCTTCCATTAACGCGCCGGGGGGCACACTGCTCAAGAAAATGCCTGATGGTAAATTCAAAGCAGCGAGTGCTATGAACATGGAAGTGATGATCGATCATCAAGCCGATCAAGTGTTCGCTGCGGTAGCTGAATTTTGCCGTGATACCGGTTGGATCATCGATGTGCAAGAGTACTTATTTGTTGAAGACAGTTACCCTGAACTGTCAATTGATTTAAGTGCTTTGCGCGAGGCAAATGTTGATTTAATTGTACCAATTGTGCACGAAAATGAGGTTTTCGGACTGTTTTTGTTGGCAAGGGGGAAAGAGCAAAACTTTCTCAACTGGGAAGACCGCGATTTATTGTTCGCCGTTACCAAACAGCTGAGTAATTACCTATCGCTCAATGAAGCCAATAGCGAGCTCGCGCAATCGAAGCAGTTCGAAGCATTCCACCGTATGTCTGCATTTTTAGTGCATGACTTAAAGAATGTGCAGGGGCAGCTGGCGTTAATCAATAGTAATGTCGCTAAGCATCGAGACAATCCCGCATTTATTGATGATGTCTTTGATACTGTGCTTTCTGCCACTGAGCGCTTAGACAAGGTTTTACTGCAATTGCGCAATAAGCAGCAGACGGAGCATAAAAATCAAAAAGTGATGTTGCCACTTTTAATCGAGACAGTGGTTGCACAAAGAAATGTAAATAAGCCTAGTGTTGAAATTGAAATTGATGGAGAATTAAACATCGAGGTAAATGAAGAGCTTAATCCCGTTCTTAACCATCTCGTGCAAAATGCACAAGAAGCGACACATCAAGACGGCTGGGTCAAAGTTACGGTCAGTCAAGCGAGTAACACGATCAAAATTGATGTGAGCGACAATGGTTGTGGAATGAGTGAATCTTTTATCAAACATCGTTTGTTTAAACCTTTTGATACGACCAAAGGCAATGCTGGTATGGGCATTGGGGTGTTTGAAGCCAAGCAATTTATAGAAGCTCAAGGAGGGACAATTTCGGTGGTAAGTGAAGAAAATAAAGGCAGTACGCTGACCTTGAATATACCTTGTTCTTGA
- a CDS encoding TVP38/TMEM64 family protein, with protein sequence MPRQIAALSAGTLYGAKLGFLIATAATISGCMLTFIACRYCLGNWVYQRFPDKTKVIHGFLASSTFTKALTIRILPLGSNFMTNIVAGATNIPFAPYVAGSALGFVPQMVIFSLAGAGMQLAAGTQQQLTLVLTGLALGLMVMLYIQHKRKLQAKKKLSQG encoded by the coding sequence TTGCCACGACAAATTGCCGCACTATCGGCAGGCACACTTTATGGCGCTAAGCTTGGTTTTTTAATCGCGACGGCAGCCACTATCTCAGGTTGTATGTTAACTTTTATTGCGTGCCGTTATTGCTTGGGCAACTGGGTATATCAGCGCTTTCCCGATAAAACGAAAGTCATACACGGCTTTCTTGCCAGCAGCACCTTTACCAAGGCACTTACTATTCGCATTTTACCCTTGGGCAGTAACTTTATGACCAATATTGTTGCAGGCGCAACCAACATCCCCTTTGCCCCATACGTAGCCGGCTCTGCACTCGGCTTTGTACCTCAGATGGTGATTTTCTCGTTGGCGGGCGCTGGCATGCAATTGGCCGCAGGCACTCAGCAGCAATTAACCTTAGTATTAACTGGGTTAGCCTTAGGGCTAATGGTAATGCTCTACATTCAACACAAACGCAAATTACAGGCGAAAAAAAAGCTTAGCCAAGGCTAA
- a CDS encoding nucleotidyltransferase domain-containing protein: MNKILLIKFFHQPQIIKSFTPANWSLLLGQLRTSQLTLYFHHVAGTAGLDEYIPARIKRYIQAEQRKVGYQKQQVSYELNQLDQAFKESAISVTYLKGAAYLIAGLPISNHRLFSDIDILVNKAELDNAENVLKIEGFTSQKTDDYDQAYYRQYMHEIPPMQHIIRGTVIDLHHNILPVCREHPINISLFNDTQTISYHGLHLTVFSPSAMYLHCAIHLFHEGDFDKGLRDLADLAAMYTEFMKTDDSFEQSLLSLASQTQQQKSLYFALKFIAQIFNIELGKNSKSFVENFRQGYRHAQLSDFIFLTILAPYHPSCESRKVKLARLLAYIRGHLLRMPLRLLLPHLCRKFIAQLTTTKDKTPLADHNKIKPDI; this comes from the coding sequence ATGAATAAAATATTGCTCATTAAGTTTTTTCATCAACCTCAAATCATCAAAAGCTTTACTCCCGCAAATTGGAGCTTATTACTTGGCCAATTAAGAACAAGCCAACTCACACTCTATTTCCATCATGTCGCAGGCACAGCGGGATTGGACGAATACATTCCTGCAAGGATCAAACGCTACATCCAAGCAGAACAACGCAAGGTTGGCTATCAAAAGCAACAAGTAAGTTACGAGCTCAACCAGCTTGACCAAGCATTCAAGGAAAGCGCAATATCGGTAACCTATCTCAAGGGGGCTGCGTACCTGATAGCCGGATTACCGATAAGCAATCACCGTTTATTCTCAGACATTGACATCCTGGTAAATAAAGCAGAGCTAGATAACGCCGAAAATGTCTTGAAAATAGAAGGATTTACTTCACAAAAAACAGACGACTACGACCAAGCGTACTACCGTCAGTACATGCATGAAATCCCACCAATGCAACATATCATTCGTGGTACCGTCATTGATTTACATCACAATATTCTTCCTGTTTGCAGGGAACATCCAATCAACATCAGTCTATTTAATGACACCCAAACTATTTCCTATCATGGCTTGCATTTAACCGTGTTTTCCCCCAGTGCAATGTATCTGCATTGCGCAATTCATCTATTTCACGAAGGTGATTTCGATAAAGGATTACGCGACTTGGCTGATTTAGCCGCAATGTACACTGAATTTATGAAAACTGATGACAGTTTTGAACAATCATTGCTTAGCCTTGCTAGTCAAACACAGCAGCAAAAATCATTGTATTTTGCACTCAAATTCATCGCTCAAATCTTCAATATTGAACTGGGTAAAAACAGCAAAAGCTTTGTTGAAAACTTCCGCCAAGGCTATCGACATGCCCAATTGAGTGACTTTATATTCCTCACCATACTTGCCCCATATCACCCAAGCTGTGAGAGTCGCAAGGTTAAGCTAGCGCGCTTATTGGCATACATCCGCGGGCATTTACTGCGTATGCCACTGCGCTTACTGCTCCCTCATCTATGCCGTAAATTTATCGCGCAATTAACAACAACCAAGGATAAAACGCCACTAGCAGATCACAACAAAATCAAGCCAGATATATAG
- a CDS encoding ketoacyl-ACP synthase III, whose translation MNAESQSATYAEITGWGKCVPPAQLTNDDLATFVDTSDEWITTRTGIKARRISHVNTAELAALAAKRAMAAAGISPEEVDLVALATSCPDTIVPNTASKVQQLIGAKNAAAFDLNSACTGFLYALQNATAQVRSGMIKKAVVIGAERMSWWVNWALRETAVLFGDGAGAVVIEASDKPTGLVHAQLGCDSEARDILEIRGFGTDMDRYENPPSALDVHFMGPDIFKRAVRAMGQGSETVLAKAQLSVDDIDLLVPHQANLRIIASLQKQFKLADEQVMVNIHNYGNTSAATVPIALCEALETGRVKPGANIMTAAFGAGLTWGAGYIKWGERVTPVNVCDEELPANDKTAQELLSIAIKHCLNK comes from the coding sequence ATGAATGCAGAATCTCAATCGGCAACTTATGCTGAAATTACTGGCTGGGGCAAATGTGTTCCACCAGCTCAATTAACCAATGATGATTTAGCCACTTTCGTTGATACCAGTGATGAGTGGATCACCACGCGAACTGGCATCAAGGCACGCCGTATTTCTCACGTAAATACAGCTGAGCTAGCAGCACTTGCTGCCAAGCGCGCAATGGCGGCGGCAGGCATTAGCCCAGAAGAAGTTGACTTGGTTGCTTTAGCTACCTCTTGTCCAGACACCATAGTGCCAAACACCGCGTCTAAAGTGCAGCAGCTTATTGGTGCTAAAAACGCAGCGGCGTTTGACTTAAATTCAGCGTGTACTGGCTTTTTGTACGCACTGCAAAATGCCACGGCACAAGTACGTTCAGGTATGATCAAAAAAGCGGTCGTCATTGGTGCCGAACGCATGAGTTGGTGGGTTAACTGGGCACTACGTGAAACTGCTGTATTATTCGGTGATGGTGCGGGCGCCGTTGTGATTGAAGCAAGCGATAAACCAACAGGTTTAGTGCACGCTCAGCTAGGTTGTGACTCTGAAGCGCGTGATATTCTTGAAATTCGCGGTTTTGGCACGGATATGGATCGCTACGAAAACCCGCCGTCGGCGCTTGATGTACACTTTATGGGGCCGGATATCTTCAAACGCGCGGTACGCGCTATGGGACAAGGCTCTGAAACAGTACTTGCCAAAGCACAACTAAGCGTTGACGACATTGACTTACTTGTTCCTCATCAAGCGAACCTGCGCATCATTGCTTCATTGCAGAAGCAATTTAAGCTAGCCGACGAACAAGTGATGGTCAATATTCACAACTACGGTAACACTTCAGCGGCGACTGTACCGATTGCCCTGTGTGAAGCGTTAGAAACTGGCCGCGTGAAGCCTGGCGCAAATATTATGACGGCAGCATTTGGTGCGGGCCTGACTTGGGGCGCGGGCTACATTAAGTGGGGTGAGCGCGTTACCCCTGTGAACGTTTGTGATGAAGAATTACCTGCCAATGACAAAACCGCACAAGAGTTATTGTCAATTGCGATCAAGCACTGCCTAAACAAGTAA